TAAAGTAGGATGACCATTTCCAAAAAACCATTGATTAAAAAACCAGTTCAAATCTTTTCCCGTAATTTCTTCAAACACTAAACGCAATTGATGAACTTCTGCAGCTTTGTATTTATAATCCGTTAAGTATTTATTCAATCCTTCGTAAAACGCCTTATCTCCTAAATAAGAACGTAACATATGTAGAATTGCACCTCCTTTATTATAACTTACAGCGTCGAACATATCTTCCTTGTCATCGTAATAAAAACGAACTAAATGTTTATCAAAATTTTGTCCATTTTTATATGCTTCAACATCTTTAAACATATGAGCATCAGCATAGTCTTTCCCATATTTATATTCTTGCCAAAGATATTCGCTGTAGTTCGCAAAGCTTTCATTTAAAGCTAGGTTACTCCAACTTTCTGTAGTTACAAGATCTCCAAACCAGTGATGAAAAGCTTCATGAGCTATAGTATTTTCATGAGAATTACCATCAATTAGTTCTCCAGGAGTTTGATAAGCTTGTTCTCCATGAATTACGGCGGTTGTATTTTCCATTGCTCCACTTACATAATCTCTACCCACAATTTGAGCATACTTATTCCAAGGATATTCTACACCTGTGATTTTAGAGAAGAACTCTAACATTTCTGGTGTTCCTCCAAAAATTTCTTTAGCATAAGGAGCGTATTTCTTCTCTACATAATAATCTACAGGAATATTTTTATACGAATCTTTAACTATTTCATACTCCCCTATTCCCATAAAGAACAGATATGGCGCATGCTTTTGAGTAAAGTTCCAATAATCAGTTCTTGTTCCGTCAGGGTTATTTTTCTGATTCTCTAACTTACCATTAGATAAAGTAACATACTTCTTAGGAACAGTAATATAAATTTCCTGTGATGTTTTTTGATTTGGTGAATCAATTGTGGGAAACCAACAACTACTCGCCTCCGTTTCTCCTTGTGTCCAAATCTGAGTAGGCTTAGTATTATCAATTCCTTTAGGATTAATAAAGTATAATCCTTTTGCAGATGTTATTGCTTTACTTCCTTTTTGTTTTACATTTTCAGGTTGAGCTGTATACTTAATATATAGAGTAAACTGCTCATCTCTTTCATAACTCTTCGGAAGATTTATCGTAATTTCAAAATCATTGTAATTGTAATTCAAATTCTTTCCATCCATCTCAACTTTATGGATTTTCATTGCCTTAGCATCTAAAACAATCCTATCTGTTGTATAAAAATGAGGCTTTGCAGTAATCCAAGCCTCTCCATTCATTGTTTGTTTATCAAAATTAAAATCGACTTT
This genomic window from Tenacibaculum sp. 190524A05c contains:
- a CDS encoding M1 family metallopeptidase, with the translated sequence MRKVLLFLLVSFCLQSNAQNVSEYRGEKDKVHNLVHTKLKVDFNFDKQTMNGEAWITAKPHFYTTDRIVLDAKAMKIHKVEMDGKNLNYNYNDFEITINLPKSYERDEQFTLYIKYTAQPENVKQKGSKAITSAKGLYFINPKGIDNTKPTQIWTQGETEASSCWFPTIDSPNQKTSQEIYITVPKKYVTLSNGKLENQKNNPDGTRTDYWNFTQKHAPYLFFMGIGEYEIVKDSYKNIPVDYYVEKKYAPYAKEIFGGTPEMLEFFSKITGVEYPWNKYAQIVGRDYVSGAMENTTAVIHGEQAYQTPGELIDGNSHENTIAHEAFHHWFGDLVTTESWSNLALNESFANYSEYLWQEYKYGKDYADAHMFKDVEAYKNGQNFDKHLVRFYYDDKEDMFDAVSYNKGGAILHMLRSYLGDKAFYEGLNKYLTDYKYKAAEVHQLRLVFEEITGKDLNWFFNQWFFGNGHPTLEISYDYNELRKTVTVNVFQTQTQQFQFPLTIDVFEGSKATRHKVFVNRKEASFTLPYTRQPDFVQINADGVLLCNVNENKVLSDYIFQLGNAKSYMHKREALLEVSKKQDDNKAFRAMSNALNDSFYLIRKLALENINLINKNSKRQVIEKIKVMANNDPKTLVQAAAVETLGKLTEPELKPIFEKSLESKSYAVIGKALVALYYVDKELAVQKSKALPDEVKKIIATPLTRIYLEENDEEELTFIAGNVISGMYLSQDKNTQRLYKKAYDKITKGNNSEAIQNLVNDIVIKGKQYKQYGFNNVGIELMRQMVKTQKSANKANETKNIAIIQDAMSRLLK